The genomic DNA ATCATTAACCCCATCGTTTTCTATATAAACCCATTTATTGCGGGTTGGTTATTAGTTGTAGAGTTTATTTTTACCCTTGCTATGGCGCTAAAGTGCTATCCCTTGCAACCGGGAGGTTTGTTAGCCATAGAAGCCGTCGCAATTGGGATGACCTCGGCAGACACAGTTAAACACGAGCTAGTGGGTAACTTTGAAGTAGTTCTCTTGTTGATCTTCATGGTGGCTGGCATCTTCTTTATGAAACAACTTCTGTTGTTTGTCTTCACTAAGATGCTAATCAAAATTAAAAACAAGGCAGTGCTTTCCATTGCCTTCTGTATGGCAGGCGCCTTCTTATCAGCCTTCCTTGATGCCTTAACCGTAATTGCCGTGGTGATCAGTGTGGCCATTGGCTTCTATAGCATTTACCACAAAGTCGCTTCTGGAAAAGACTTTAATCAAAGCCATGACCACACTAGTGATGACCTAAGCAGTGATGACCTAGAAGGTTTTCGAGCTTTTCTTCGTAGCCTAATGATGCACGCCGGTGTGGGTACCGCACTAGGTGGTGTATGTACCATGGTAGGTGAGCCGCAAAATCTAATCATCGCCGACCAATCAGGCTGGAACTTTCTTGAGTTCTTCCTACGAATGGCTCCTGTATCACTGCCAGTGCTGGCCTTTGGTCTTCTCACCTGTGTATTGCTAGAAAAATTTGCCAAGTTTGGCTATGGTGCAAAACTTCCGGTAAACGTAAGACAAATTTTATCTGACTACGACAAATACGAAGATGAAAAACGCAACAACCGTGACCGCGCCAAACTAATTGTTCAAGCTGTTATCGCCGTGTGGCTTGTAGTTGGCTTAGCCTTGCATCTTGCAGCCGTGGGCTTGATTGGTTTGTCAGTGATTATTTTGGCCACTTCGTTCACCGGTATTACTGAAGAACACCAGCTGGGTAAAGCCTTTGAAGAAGCCCTGCCCTTCACCGCACTACTCGCGGTATTCTTCTCTATCGTAGCGGTTATCATTGATTTAGAACTGTTTAAGCCAGTGATTCATTGGGTGCTGTCAATTGAAAACGAAGGCCAGTTGGTTGCCTTCTACATCGCCAACGGTTTGCTATCGATGGTCAGCGATAACGTATTTGTGGGTACCGTCTATATCAGCGAAGTAAAATCGGCTTGGTTAGAAGGTCAAATTACTCGTGACCAATTTGATATGTTAGCCGTTGCCATTAATACCGGTACTAACCTACCCTCGGTCGCCACGCCCAATGGTCAAGCTGCGTTCTTATTCTTGCTAACGTCATCTCTAGCGCCACTGCTTCGCTTGTCTTATGGACGCATGGTATGGATGGCGCTACCTTATACCATCGTGCTTGCTGGTATTGGTTTATTAAGTGTCGAATTTGCACTTGCGCCGGCAACCCAGTTCTTCTACGACATGGGCTGGATTAGCCATCACGTTGCGGACGCAGCGGCAAGCATTTCTGCTGGACATTAAAATTAAAAAAGGCGATGCTCTGACGTCGCCTTTTTAATTGGAGCCTTTGATTATGCTAACATTTTTAAGCAGCATGCCGTACCAACGACGACCTTGGTTTCTGCTTTTTATTACTAGCTTATCACTTGAGTTGTGTGCGTTATTCTTTCAACACGTGATGAAACTCGACCCCTGCGTTATGTGTATTTACGAGCGTGTGGCGATGTTTGGTTTGATGTTTGCGGGGCTTATCGGTTGTGTCGCACCCACAAATATCCTGATTCGTTTAACGGCTTTCGGCTTATGGATAGTCAGCTCGGTTTGGGGCCTACAACTGGCGATTACCCATGCTGATTATCAGATGAATCCTAGCCCCTTCGCTACTTGTGATTTCTTCGCTAACTTTCCACAGTGGGCACCACTAGACAAGTGGATACCTTGGTTATTCAACCCCACTGGCTACTGCGACGAAATCTCTTGGATGTTCTTAGGCTGGTCGATGCCACAATGGCTGATTTTGATATTTGCCGTTTCGCTAGCGGTATCGGTTTCGTTCTTTGCTCTGCAGTGGTTTAACAAGCGAAAATAACGGCTTCAACAAACATAAAAAAAGCCGCTGTCGCGGCTTTTTTTATTGTCTAAATTTACTCACATTCATCTAAAGGCCAACGCACAATATAGTTTTGCGAAGGGCCAACTAATTGCGTTTCGCAAACGATCTTGCCACGAATAGAAGCACCACGTTTATGCATTTCAGAGGCCTTACCCTTGTTTAATAAGGGATGCCATTCAGGCAAAGGCTTGCCTTCAATCAAGCGTTTATAGGCGCAGCTCGGCGGCAACCAATGAAAGGCTTCAACATCATCTAAGCTGATCTTGACGCAATCAGGCACCTTTGCAAAACGGTTTTCATAATCGCTACAGCGACAAGTTTTACTATTGAGTAATACACAAGCAATGTTGGTGTAATACAACTCATCGGTATCTTCATCGATAAGTTTAGACAAACAGCATTTACCACAGCCATCACACAGTGACTCCCATTCTTGGTCAGTCATCTGCGCCAGCGTTTTCTGCTGCCAAAACCCTAATTCACTCACTTACTACTACCTCTGTATTTACCGATATATCTGCGACATTCATCGCTAGTTGGTCTCCCGCGTGCAGCGGGCCAACGCCTGCCGGGGTTCCCGTTAATAACACGTCTCCCGGCATTAAACTAAAACAAGATGAAGCTTCACATAACAGCTGCTGTAAATCGCGGATCATCTGTGAGGTATTACCCTGTTGTTTCAATTTACCGTTTTGGCTTAAAGCTAGGTCAACCTGATTTAACTCAGTTAAGGAGTTAAGCGGTTTAAATGCACTCAACACGCAGCTATTATCAAAGGCTTTAGCGCGCTCCCAAGGGTGGCCGCGTTGTTTTAGTTGCAATTGAATATCACGCAAGGTGAGATCTAAGGCTAAAGCATACCCCCACACCGCATCATCTAACTGTTCTGGTGTGGCATTTTTCAGCGGCTTGTTAATCAACAGTGCTAATTCTAACTCGTAATGCACTTCACCTTTATTGGCCGGAATCGCCAATTGCTCGCTAAAGTTAACAAAGGCGCTGTTGGGCTTGATAAAAAACACCGCTTGTTTAACCGGCGCGCCACCCATTTCTTGCATGTGGTCTAGGTAGTTTTGCCCTACACACACCGCTTTAGCTGCAGGCAGGGCAATTAGCTGGCCCTGCTGATCAAGATGTTGATACATATTAAAATACCGGAGGATAGGAAATACGGTCTGCCAAGGTGCCCACCGCAGCCACAAAGTAATGTGAGCGGTTCCACTTCATCAGTACTCGGTAATTATCGTAGGCCAAATAAACACGGCCATGCGCGTCGTCTGGCTGCACTAGGGAAGCGCGAATATCACGGGTTGGTAAATCAGTACCATCATAGCGGCGCACGCCCAAAGCCTGCCACTCGCTTAAGGATTTGCTTGTCGCTAGACCGAATAGATCCGCATCGAAGTTCTCCGGCAGTTTAACCTGACGTCCCCAAGTTAAATCGTTACTCCAACCACTTTGCGCTAAATAATTCGCCGCCGAGGCCAGCGCATCGGCGGTACTATTCCAGATATCACGGTGGCCATCGCCGTCAAAGTCTTGAGCATAAGCTAAAAACGAGCTAGGCATAAATTGAACCTGCCCCATAGCGCCCGCCCAAGAACCTTTCATTTCTGCAGGGCTAATATGCTGCTGCTCTAAAATATTTAGCGCATTCATCAATTCCTTTTTGAAAAACGCTTCGCGGCGTCCTTCATATGACATAGTAGACAGTGCCGATACCACATTGTAATTACCGGTAAACTTACCGAAATTAGACTCCACTCCCCACAAGGCAATCACGAAACGTGGTTGCACCTGATACTTTTTCTCTATCTCTTTTAATAAAGGATAGTGCTTTTTATATAGAGCTCGGGCTTGTTGCACCTTCCAAGCCGGTACCGCACGAGGTAAATAAGTATCGAGGGTGAGCTTAAACTCAGGCTGCTGTTTATCAGCCTTTACCGCACGAGGATAGAACTGAGCATTGGCAAAGGCGGCGTCAATGGTTTGTTGAGAGATGCCTTGCTCAGCCGCTTCGACTTTAAGTTGCTCTACGTAGTTATCAAAGCCCGGTTCAGCATGTAATGAAAAGGCTGCAGAGAATAGCACCGCACTGATAATTTTCTTCACGTATTTCCCCTTATTGTTGTTTAGCCTTAGCTTGAGCAGCTAAGTGCTGTTTAAGGTAATTTTCTGGTGGCGGAGGAAGCTGTAAATAATAGCCTTGCTCTGCAAATGCCTTTTCTAAGGCTGTGATTTCAACTCTCGCAAAATCTTTAGTTGGACGTTTGGGCACCACCATCACCAACTCTTTGGCTCCCATTAAGTCCAATAGCGAGCTGGGTACTTTAGTAAAATCGTCTTTCTTCTCAATATAGAGATAAGTTTGCTGTTTTTTGAGACTTTTATAGACTGCACAGAACATGAAAATGTTAGTATCCTAGGTACTGATCAGGTTATGCTAAAACGCAGACTATATCAGAATAAATGCTGTGGCGTCATTGCTCGTATACAAATGTAAAAAAGGAATCCACTGTTCATGTCCGGACAGGAAATAGAATTTAAAGGGACAAACTTCACCCTTTCAGTCGTTTACTTAGGAAAGAATGACTTAACATCATTAAATAACAAGCTGATGGAAAAAGTGGCCCAGGCGCCACAATTTTTTAATTGTGCTCCTATCGTCGTAAACATTAGTGAAGTAGACAACAATTTTGATTTCAACCAACTAAAAGACGTGGTCGAATCTCAAGATTTTGTATTAGTGGGAGTCACCGGTTGTACCACGGAACAACAAAAAACCGCTGCTCGCGCAGCCGGTTTAGCCGTAATGACCAGCGGTGGCCAACAAGCTGCAGCAAAACCCATTGAGCCTCCCCCAGAAAAACCCGCTAGCCCAAGCGTTGTGCCCAGTAAAGTGGTGCGTGGACAAATTCGCTCAGGCCAACAGGTTTACGCGCAAAACACCGATCTGGTGATCATTGGCTCTGTGGGTAATGGCGCAGAGGTCATTGCGGACGGCAACATTCATATCTACGGGGCCTTGCGAGGTCGCGCGATAGCCGGAGCCAGTGGCCGTAAAGACAGCAAAATATTCTGCCAAAATTTACAAGCAGAACTCATTTCAATCGCCGGTGTTTATGTATTGCACGAGCAAATTGCTGAACATGCTAATTTGCCTCAATGCATACAAATTGAAGATCGGAAAATCGTATTTGGTAATTTAAGTTAACTTTGTTAACCCATTCATAAAGGAAAGATAATGGCTAAGATTATCGTTGTGACCTCAGGAAAAGGCGGTGTTGGTAAAACAACATCCAGTGCTGCCATTGGCACAGGCCTTGCCATCAAAGGTTTTAAAACAGTAATCGTCGACTTCGACATTGGCTTACGCAACCTAGACCTCATCATGGGCTGCGAACGTCGTGTGGTATATGATTTTGTTAATGTGATAAAAGGCGAAGCAAACCTTAATCAGTCTTTAATTAAAGACAAACGTACTGACAATTTGTACATTCTTCCCGCTTCGCAAACCCGAGATAAAGACGCTCTTACTAAAGAAGGCGTACAAAAAGTACTGGAAGACTTAGCCGAACAAGGCTTTGACTACATCGTTTGTGACTCACCGGCTGGTATTGAGACGGGTGCCATTATGGCCTTGTATTTTGCCGATGAAGCGATTGTTACCACCAACCCTGAGGTGTCTTCGGTTCGCGACTCTGACCGCATACTGGGTATGTTGGCCAGTAAATCACGACGTGCTGAGCAAGGCTTAGAGCCGGTTAAAGAACACTTATTGCTAACCCGTTACAACCCAGAGCGGGTGAATCGTGGCGACATGTTGAGCGTGGAAGATGTTCAAGAAATTTTGGCAATTCCATTGCTGGGTGTCATTCCAGAATCACCGGCAGTACTCAAAGCCTCAAACTCTGGTGAGCCGGTAATTTTAGATAAAGACAGTGACGCAGGCCTTGCCTACGATGACGCGGTAAGCCGCTTAATTGGAGAAAACGTAGATTTCCGTTTCTTGGAAGAACAGAAAAAAGGCCTATTTAGCCGCCTATTTGGAGGATAAGAATGTCTCTTTTAGACTACTTTCGTACTACAAAACAGTCTAAAACGGCGCAAACCGCCAAAGAACGACTGCAAATCATTGTTGCTCATGAACGAGGCCAGCGTAGCGGCCCCGATTATTTACCAGCAATGAAACAAGACATTATTGAAGTGATCAAGAAGTACGTCGATATCGACTCCGACCAAGTCAATGTGAGCTTGGACAATAAGAGTGAAGATATCAGCGTACTAGAGCTAAATATTACGCTACCTGATCAACGCGATTAGCAAATAAAGGCTGACGCCAACCGGTAAGCAACAGAGGAAGCTCTTCTGCTTGCCGGTTTTCTTTCCAACACCAAGACAAGTATTGATTCAGCATCTTCTTACTTGCCAGCACATCTTCGGGTAAGCCTGATTCCTCTGCGACTGTGGCCACGACTTTTTTCAGTTCTTGAATGGCTTTTTTATAGCCCGGATAGTCCACGATACGTTTAATTGGCGCAGGAAAATCGGCAGTCTTAGTTTGTTTAGCCTGCTTAATGAGTTTTAACAGCCTCGTGCCATGAATTCGCAACT from Agarivorans gilvus includes the following:
- the nhaB gene encoding Na(+)/H(+) antiporter NhaB — its product is MNTSLSSAFAKNFLGNAPLWYKKAIVLFLIINPIVFYINPFIAGWLLVVEFIFTLAMALKCYPLQPGGLLAIEAVAIGMTSADTVKHELVGNFEVVLLLIFMVAGIFFMKQLLLFVFTKMLIKIKNKAVLSIAFCMAGAFLSAFLDALTVIAVVISVAIGFYSIYHKVASGKDFNQSHDHTSDDLSSDDLEGFRAFLRSLMMHAGVGTALGGVCTMVGEPQNLIIADQSGWNFLEFFLRMAPVSLPVLAFGLLTCVLLEKFAKFGYGAKLPVNVRQILSDYDKYEDEKRNNRDRAKLIVQAVIAVWLVVGLALHLAAVGLIGLSVIILATSFTGITEEHQLGKAFEEALPFTALLAVFFSIVAVIIDLELFKPVIHWVLSIENEGQLVAFYIANGLLSMVSDNVFVGTVYISEVKSAWLEGQITRDQFDMLAVAINTGTNLPSVATPNGQAAFLFLLTSSLAPLLRLSYGRMVWMALPYTIVLAGIGLLSVEFALAPATQFFYDMGWISHHVADAAASISAGH
- the dsbB gene encoding disulfide bond formation protein DsbB, with translation MLTFLSSMPYQRRPWFLLFITSLSLELCALFFQHVMKLDPCVMCIYERVAMFGLMFAGLIGCVAPTNILIRLTAFGLWIVSSVWGLQLAITHADYQMNPSPFATCDFFANFPQWAPLDKWIPWLFNPTGYCDEISWMFLGWSMPQWLILIFAVSLAVSVSFFALQWFNKRK
- a CDS encoding YcgN family cysteine cluster protein; the encoded protein is MSELGFWQQKTLAQMTDQEWESLCDGCGKCCLSKLIDEDTDELYYTNIACVLLNSKTCRCSDYENRFAKVPDCVKISLDDVEAFHWLPPSCAYKRLIEGKPLPEWHPLLNKGKASEMHKRGASIRGKIVCETQLVGPSQNYIVRWPLDECE
- a CDS encoding fumarylacetoacetate hydrolase family protein, which encodes MYQHLDQQGQLIALPAAKAVCVGQNYLDHMQEMGGAPVKQAVFFIKPNSAFVNFSEQLAIPANKGEVHYELELALLINKPLKNATPEQLDDAVWGYALALDLTLRDIQLQLKQRGHPWERAKAFDNSCVLSAFKPLNSLTELNQVDLALSQNGKLKQQGNTSQMIRDLQQLLCEASSCFSLMPGDVLLTGTPAGVGPLHAGDQLAMNVADISVNTEVVVSE
- a CDS encoding lytic murein transglycosylase codes for the protein MKKIISAVLFSAAFSLHAEPGFDNYVEQLKVEAAEQGISQQTIDAAFANAQFYPRAVKADKQQPEFKLTLDTYLPRAVPAWKVQQARALYKKHYPLLKEIEKKYQVQPRFVIALWGVESNFGKFTGNYNVVSALSTMSYEGRREAFFKKELMNALNILEQQHISPAEMKGSWAGAMGQVQFMPSSFLAYAQDFDGDGHRDIWNSTADALASAANYLAQSGWSNDLTWGRQVKLPENFDADLFGLATSKSLSEWQALGVRRYDGTDLPTRDIRASLVQPDDAHGRVYLAYDNYRVLMKWNRSHYFVAAVGTLADRISYPPVF
- a CDS encoding YcgL domain-containing protein, with the protein product MFCAVYKSLKKQQTYLYIEKKDDFTKVPSSLLDLMGAKELVMVVPKRPTKDFARVEITALEKAFAEQGYYLQLPPPPENYLKQHLAAQAKAKQQ
- the minC gene encoding septum site-determining protein MinC → MSGQEIEFKGTNFTLSVVYLGKNDLTSLNNKLMEKVAQAPQFFNCAPIVVNISEVDNNFDFNQLKDVVESQDFVLVGVTGCTTEQQKTAARAAGLAVMTSGGQQAAAKPIEPPPEKPASPSVVPSKVVRGQIRSGQQVYAQNTDLVIIGSVGNGAEVIADGNIHIYGALRGRAIAGASGRKDSKIFCQNLQAELISIAGVYVLHEQIAEHANLPQCIQIEDRKIVFGNLS
- the minD gene encoding septum site-determining protein MinD — translated: MAKIIVVTSGKGGVGKTTSSAAIGTGLAIKGFKTVIVDFDIGLRNLDLIMGCERRVVYDFVNVIKGEANLNQSLIKDKRTDNLYILPASQTRDKDALTKEGVQKVLEDLAEQGFDYIVCDSPAGIETGAIMALYFADEAIVTTNPEVSSVRDSDRILGMLASKSRRAEQGLEPVKEHLLLTRYNPERVNRGDMLSVEDVQEILAIPLLGVIPESPAVLKASNSGEPVILDKDSDAGLAYDDAVSRLIGENVDFRFLEEQKKGLFSRLFGG
- the minE gene encoding cell division topological specificity factor MinE: MSLLDYFRTTKQSKTAQTAKERLQIIVAHERGQRSGPDYLPAMKQDIIEVIKKYVDIDSDQVNVSLDNKSEDISVLELNITLPDQRD